In a single window of the Gracilimonas sp. genome:
- the rsmA gene encoding 16S rRNA (adenine(1518)-N(6)/adenine(1519)-N(6))-dimethyltransferase RsmA: MSFRTKKSLGQHFLTDNTIIFKIIDAIVAGKSDRVIEIGPGTGALTKWLLSGCDDVHAVEIDQRAVKVLEEKFENLTVHQNDILKIKWNDIVDPDKKNIVVGNLPYYITSPILFDLLEHRQLFTEATLMMQKEVAERLVADPSSKQYGILSVQTQLFCSPELLFDVPAHSFTPPPKVTSSVVKLKFDKEPLTVSDEKIKEVVRTAFNQRRKKLSNSLQPVLGDYLPEGFNFDDRAEHWAPETYAKLAEHLQQTDKLS; the protein is encoded by the coding sequence TTTTAACTGATAACACCATCATCTTCAAAATCATAGATGCCATTGTTGCAGGGAAGAGCGACCGGGTTATTGAAATTGGTCCCGGAACCGGAGCGTTAACCAAGTGGCTGCTTTCCGGGTGTGATGATGTGCATGCGGTTGAAATTGACCAACGGGCTGTAAAAGTATTGGAGGAGAAATTCGAGAATCTCACAGTTCACCAAAACGATATTTTGAAAATAAAGTGGAATGATATTGTTGATCCTGATAAGAAGAATATCGTTGTCGGTAACCTGCCTTACTATATCACATCACCTATTCTGTTTGACTTACTTGAACATCGCCAGCTTTTCACAGAAGCCACATTAATGATGCAAAAAGAGGTAGCCGAACGATTGGTAGCCGATCCTTCTTCCAAGCAATATGGAATTTTGAGTGTACAAACACAGCTTTTCTGTTCCCCGGAATTATTATTTGATGTACCGGCTCATTCATTTACTCCTCCGCCTAAAGTCACAAGCTCTGTTGTTAAACTGAAATTTGATAAAGAGCCGCTTACAGTTTCGGATGAAAAAATAAAAGAAGTAGTACGTACGGCTTTTAACCAGCGCCGCAAAAAACTCAGTAATTCCCTTCAGCCTGTTTTGGGTGATTACCTTCCCGAAGGGTTCAATTTTGATGACCGAGCCGAGCATTGGGCACCCGAAACTTATGCAAAGTTGGCAGAGCACCTCCAGCAGACTGACAAGTTATCTTAA
- the groES gene encoding co-chaperone GroES yields MAKIQPLGDRVLVQAEPAEEKTSSGIIIPDTAKEKPQQGTVKAVGAGKVENGNKIAMTVKEGDKVIYGKYAGDQVTLDGEDYLIMPESQIMGIIK; encoded by the coding sequence ATGGCTAAGATTCAACCTTTAGGCGACCGCGTGTTGGTACAGGCAGAACCTGCCGAAGAGAAAACCAGCTCCGGTATTATCATTCCAGATACGGCTAAAGAAAAACCGCAGCAAGGAACTGTGAAAGCGGTTGGTGCCGGGAAAGTGGAAAACGGCAATAAAATTGCAATGACCGTTAAAGAAGGCGACAAAGTCATATACGGAAAATATGCTGGGGATCAAGTAACACTTGATGGTGAAGACTATTTGATTATGCCAGAATCTCAGATTATGGGAATTATTAAGTAA
- a CDS encoding histidine kinase dimerization/phosphoacceptor domain -containing protein, with product MKFSHKDLALEINEWLIHSKSTYLVVTNTKGDIVFANQHYKNSFLHAPESFTALNFKDTLHPTDVESISEGMVVCSNENFKGPLQIINRNRVKNTNRYKSVKWECTKTKNSSQKKNLIIHIGHDLVAVEKEKTANDFSDKTLNTLIDDLQLGVVIQDVDSSILLSNTKAEELLGVTKNDLYGRSVYDEKWDIIKIDGSKFPGDELPAAIAIATKKEVRDVIMGVYNPKEQQYHWFQVDSNPDLDEEGNLERVVTTFIDITKRIEFEREINDQQTILKDALREKTTLLSEIHHRVKNNLAIVSGLLELQSMETDSELKLPLQRSINRIHSIAMVHELMYQTEKLSSVNIKNYLDQLIPAIHRTMQMKTDVEINLDLEDYEVNINQAIPLGLLMNELLTNSFKYAFLKIFDGRIDISMKSDKNHLEFTYQDNGPGFRGDNTFHNSKSLGLNLIQAQLDQLHADYDVVTKGRFKLRFKFEISERGPHSNI from the coding sequence TTGAAGTTTAGTCATAAAGACCTTGCCTTAGAGATAAATGAATGGCTTATTCATTCTAAGAGTACGTACTTGGTTGTAACAAATACCAAGGGAGATATTGTTTTTGCAAACCAGCACTATAAAAATAGCTTTTTACACGCACCGGAAAGTTTTACGGCCCTGAATTTTAAAGATACGCTCCATCCAACTGACGTTGAGTCTATCTCTGAAGGGATGGTGGTCTGTTCGAATGAAAATTTTAAAGGGCCATTGCAAATAATAAATCGCAATAGAGTAAAGAATACCAACCGATACAAAAGCGTAAAGTGGGAATGCACAAAAACTAAAAATTCCAGCCAGAAAAAGAATCTGATCATCCATATTGGGCACGATCTGGTTGCTGTGGAAAAAGAAAAAACGGCTAATGATTTTTCTGATAAAACACTAAATACATTAATTGATGATTTGCAGCTTGGGGTAGTAATTCAGGATGTTGATTCAAGCATTTTATTATCCAATACTAAAGCAGAAGAATTGCTGGGTGTCACCAAAAATGACTTGTATGGTCGTTCGGTTTATGATGAGAAATGGGACATAATAAAAATAGACGGCTCAAAATTTCCAGGTGATGAACTTCCTGCGGCCATCGCCATTGCTACAAAAAAGGAAGTGCGGGATGTAATTATGGGTGTATACAACCCGAAAGAACAACAATATCACTGGTTTCAGGTAGATTCAAACCCAGACCTCGATGAAGAGGGAAACCTTGAGCGTGTTGTTACTACCTTTATTGATATTACCAAGAGAATCGAGTTTGAAAGGGAGATTAATGATCAGCAGACAATCCTTAAAGATGCTCTTCGGGAAAAGACGACCTTGCTTTCAGAAATCCATCATCGTGTAAAGAATAATCTGGCGATTGTTTCCGGATTACTTGAGTTGCAAAGCATGGAAACAGATAGTGAATTGAAGCTGCCTCTTCAGCGGAGTATTAACCGGATTCATTCCATTGCTATGGTTCATGAACTGATGTATCAGACTGAAAAACTGTCGTCAGTCAATATCAAGAATTACCTAGATCAGTTGATACCGGCTATTCATCGAACCATGCAAATGAAAACAGATGTAGAGATAAATCTCGATCTGGAAGACTATGAGGTGAATATTAATCAGGCGATCCCGCTCGGATTACTAATGAACGAGCTATTGACCAATTCATTTAAGTATGCCTTCCTTAAAATTTTTGATGGTCGCATAGATATATCAATGAAGAGTGATAAAAATCACCTGGAATTTACCTACCAGGATAATGGCCCGGGTTTTAGGGGTGATAATACTTTCCATAATTCAAAAAGCCTGGGATTGAATCTTATTCAAGCCCAACTTGACCAGCTTCATGCAGATTATGATGTGGTTACAAAGGGAAGATTTAAGTTGAGATTCAAATTTGAGATCTCCGAAAGAGGCCCACATTCAAATATCTAG
- a CDS encoding LapA family protein, with translation MKKLKLTLVAVLCLILILIIIQNTASVEAHFLWFSTDMSLVVLLFLTGVIGLISGLILGFLIKGKDHKKPSTDAE, from the coding sequence ATGAAGAAATTAAAACTCACACTCGTAGCGGTATTATGTCTTATTCTGATATTGATAATCATACAAAATACGGCTTCTGTTGAAGCCCATTTTCTATGGTTTTCAACGGACATGTCGCTGGTGGTTCTCTTATTTTTAACCGGAGTTATTGGTTTGATATCAGGTCTGATACTTGGATTTCTTATTAAAGGTAAAGATCATAAAAAACCTTCCACAGACGCTGAATAA
- a CDS encoding DUF3224 domain-containing protein, with protein MKISGEFEVKLNPIEAYAKGAEGISLNRMSIDKTFEGELNATSKGEMLSAMTPVKGSAGYVAIEQVTGTLSGKKGSFVLQHFGIMNKGDQKLILEVVPDSGTDELEGLSGKMAINIEDGKHFYEFKYEL; from the coding sequence ATGAAAATATCGGGTGAGTTTGAAGTAAAGCTGAATCCAATCGAGGCTTATGCTAAAGGAGCAGAAGGTATTTCATTGAACCGTATGTCGATTGACAAAACGTTTGAAGGGGAACTGAATGCTACCAGTAAAGGAGAGATGTTGAGTGCGATGACTCCCGTCAAGGGATCAGCAGGATATGTAGCCATCGAGCAGGTAACAGGAACTTTATCAGGGAAGAAAGGGAGTTTTGTGTTGCAGCACTTTGGGATTATGAATAAAGGAGATCAAAAGTTGATTTTAGAAGTAGTTCCTGATTCCGGAACAGATGAACTGGAGGGGTTGTCGGGAAAGATGGCTATCAACATTGAGGACGGAAAACACTTCTACGAGTTTAAATATGAACTCTGA
- the groL gene encoding chaperonin GroEL (60 kDa chaperone family; promotes refolding of misfolded polypeptides especially under stressful conditions; forms two stacked rings of heptamers to form a barrel-shaped 14mer; ends can be capped by GroES; misfolded proteins enter the barrel where they are refolded when GroES binds), with amino-acid sequence MSAKLVHYDIEARDALKKGVDKLANAVKVTLGPRGRNVVIEKSFGSPTVTKDGVTVAKEIELSDKVQNMGAQMVKEVASRTSDNAGDGTTTATVLAQAILSEGLKNVTAGANPMDLKSGIEKAVKAIVEDLKKMSRDIDDRKEIAQIGTISANNDETIGNLIADAMEKVGKDGVITVEEAKGTETYLETVEGMQFDRGYLSPYFVTDSEKMITEMEDPYILIFDKKISAMKDLLPILEKVVQGGNPLLIIAEDIEGEALATLVVNKLRGSLKIAAVKAPGFGDRRKQMLEDIAILTGGTVISEERGYKLENATLDYLGKASRITIDKDNTTIVDGNGKDTDIQARVNQIKTQIENTTSDYDREKLQERLAKLAGGVAVLYIGAASEVEMKEKKARVEDALHATRAAVEEGIVPGGGVALLRTIAALDKIKGANDDENVGVQIIRRALEAPLRTIANNAGAEGAIVVQKVLDGKGAFGYNARTEVYEDLIKSGVIDPTKVTRTALQNAASVSGLMLTTEAVISEKPSKGDDDDNGGGGMPGGMGGGMPGMGGMGGMM; translated from the coding sequence ATGTCTGCTAAGTTAGTTCACTACGATATAGAAGCTCGCGACGCACTAAAGAAAGGCGTTGACAAGCTTGCCAATGCTGTTAAAGTTACGCTTGGCCCTCGTGGACGCAATGTTGTTATAGAAAAATCATTCGGTTCACCGACGGTAACCAAAGATGGTGTTACTGTTGCAAAAGAAATCGAGCTGTCCGACAAAGTTCAAAATATGGGCGCTCAAATGGTGAAGGAAGTTGCTTCTCGTACCAGTGATAATGCTGGTGACGGCACTACAACGGCAACTGTGCTTGCGCAAGCTATTCTAAGCGAAGGTCTGAAAAATGTAACTGCTGGTGCAAATCCAATGGACCTGAAATCAGGAATTGAAAAAGCAGTTAAAGCCATTGTTGAAGATCTCAAGAAAATGAGTCGTGATATTGACGACCGTAAAGAGATTGCTCAGATTGGTACTATTTCTGCCAACAACGATGAAACCATTGGTAATTTGATTGCCGATGCAATGGAAAAAGTTGGCAAAGACGGTGTAATCACTGTTGAAGAAGCCAAAGGAACTGAAACCTATCTCGAGACTGTAGAAGGTATGCAGTTTGACCGCGGATACCTTTCTCCTTATTTCGTGACTGATTCTGAGAAGATGATCACTGAAATGGAAGATCCTTACATCCTGATCTTTGACAAGAAGATTTCTGCGATGAAAGATCTGCTTCCAATTCTTGAGAAAGTAGTACAAGGCGGAAATCCACTGCTTATCATCGCTGAAGATATTGAAGGCGAAGCATTAGCTACCTTGGTAGTTAACAAGCTACGTGGTTCTCTGAAGATTGCAGCCGTTAAGGCTCCTGGATTTGGCGACCGCCGTAAGCAAATGCTTGAAGATATCGCCATTCTTACCGGCGGTACCGTGATTTCTGAAGAACGCGGTTACAAGCTGGAAAATGCTACTCTTGACTACCTCGGTAAAGCTTCCCGTATCACTATCGATAAAGACAATACTACTATTGTTGATGGTAACGGTAAAGACACCGACATTCAGGCTCGTGTAAATCAGATTAAGACTCAGATTGAGAACACTACTTCTGATTACGACCGTGAGAAATTGCAGGAACGTCTTGCTAAATTAGCAGGCGGTGTTGCTGTTCTTTACATCGGTGCTGCTTCTGAAGTTGAAATGAAAGAGAAGAAAGCACGAGTAGAGGATGCTTTACATGCAACACGTGCTGCTGTTGAAGAAGGTATTGTACCTGGCGGTGGCGTAGCGTTGCTGAGAACTATCGCTGCTCTTGACAAAATTAAAGGAGCCAATGACGATGAAAATGTTGGTGTCCAAATTATCCGAAGAGCGCTTGAAGCTCCGCTTCGCACCATTGCAAATAATGCCGGTGCTGAAGGAGCTATAGTAGTACAGAAAGTACTGGATGGCAAAGGAGCTTTTGGTTACAATGCCCGTACCGAAGTGTACGAAGACCTCATTAAGTCCGGTGTAATTGATCCTACCAAAGTAACAAGAACAGCACTGCAAAATGCTGCTTCTGTATCAGGATTGATGCTCACCACCGAAGCTGTTATTTCTGAGAAGCCTTCTAAAGGCGACGACGATGACAACGGCGGAGGCGGCATGCCAGGTGGCATGGGCGGCGGAATGCCAGGAATGGGAGGCATGGGCGGAATGATGTAA
- a CDS encoding multifunctional oxoglutarate decarboxylase/oxoglutarate dehydrogenase thiamine pyrophosphate-binding subunit/dihydrolipoyllysine-residue succinyltransferase subunit has translation MKSLEAVFGPNSALVEELYDQYKNEPESVPAHWKRYFDELEGKPVDATEPEELQPSESTTTVSSNGADAAEAKQAPSKNKKESKKEVEAPKNATLEKIKGVATKIVENMDESLEVPTATSLRVLPVKMMVEDRSIINRHLLRRNEPKASFTHFIAWAIIRALKDFPNLNSSYLYKDDNHYRVVPDSVNLGVAVDLQSKDGSRNLVVPNIKGVDKMNFKEFLHAYAELIDKARNGNLQIEDFQNTTISITNPGTIGTVSSVPRLMKTQGAIIATGAIDYPAEYRAMSKDVLNQLGVSKVMTVTSTYDHRVIQGAESGMFLKKMDDLLSGQEDFYEQIFADLDIPYEPLPYGEDTYSGPFGGGSPTLEHDSRVVGVWRLINMYRMRGHVLADLDPLQKEPGKNPELDLDYYGLSLWDLDREFYCGGLGGKERATLREIISLLRDTYCGNIGVEYMHLLDLEERKWLRESMESTGNNAQLEKNDKREILHKLNQAMAFEEFLHKKYIGHKRFSLEGADTLIPMIHFMLERAGEHGIEKMFMGMAHRGRLNMLVNIMNKPYHRVFAEFEGNIDPDSIQGSGDVKYHLGARGVHKAANGAEIDLQLMPNPSHLEAVNPVVEGAVRAMQDHHEKEDPAKRVVPVLMHGDAAFAGQGVVAETLNMSQLEGYKTGGTMHIIINNQIGFTTLPKDGRSTEYASDLAKMILAPIFHVNGDTPEAAVHAMKMALDYRQKFGKDVIIDLIGYRKHGHNEGDEPAFTQPGMYKEINDHAPVRDLYTEHLVKNGELTKEETQQIFDEFDQLLQEAFEDAKKAPNLEITENLIDRTETPQDKWKAYPDTTYPAEDLKEIAVKLNTVPKDFDANPKLLKQLAKRAEIVNNNEKKIDWGFAELLAFGSLLKTGTTIRLTGQDVERGTFSHRHAVLHGTETNQKFTPLNNLTEDQARFHVHNSLLSEFAALGFEFGYSAEKLDALVIWEAQFGDFANGAQVIIDQFISSSEAKWGQKTALVMNLPHGYEGQGPEHSSARLERFLQLCAEDNMQVMNLTTPAQYYHMLRRQALQEHKRPAILMTPKSLLRHPMATSSRDELADGKFQPFIVDKDFTDPKNLKRLVICSGKVYYDLLKYRQENEIENVAIARLEQFYPFADDEIMDQLKDFTNVKDIVWCQEEPKNMGAWNFVAPRFMELLQDGQKLSYAGRQASASPAAGQKKIHEAEQNKLIEDAMKV, from the coding sequence TTGAAATCACTTGAAGCCGTATTTGGCCCTAACTCTGCGCTTGTAGAAGAACTATACGATCAATATAAAAATGAACCGGAATCGGTTCCTGCCCATTGGAAAAGATATTTTGATGAACTTGAGGGTAAACCGGTAGACGCTACCGAGCCTGAAGAATTACAACCTTCAGAATCAACTACAACCGTATCTTCGAATGGTGCTGATGCAGCTGAAGCAAAGCAAGCTCCCTCTAAAAACAAAAAGGAGTCTAAAAAAGAAGTAGAAGCTCCTAAAAATGCCACTCTTGAGAAAATAAAGGGCGTGGCCACAAAGATCGTAGAGAATATGGACGAAAGTCTGGAAGTACCTACGGCAACTTCTCTTCGGGTGCTTCCTGTAAAAATGATGGTGGAAGACCGCAGCATTATCAACCGCCATTTATTAAGACGAAATGAACCCAAAGCTTCCTTCACTCACTTTATTGCCTGGGCAATTATCAGGGCGCTTAAAGATTTTCCAAATTTAAACAGCTCTTACCTGTATAAAGACGATAACCACTATCGTGTAGTGCCTGATTCTGTGAACCTGGGTGTGGCTGTTGACCTTCAAAGTAAAGACGGTTCACGTAACCTGGTGGTTCCAAACATTAAGGGCGTAGATAAAATGAACTTCAAAGAGTTTTTGCATGCTTACGCGGAACTCATTGACAAAGCCCGAAACGGGAACCTCCAAATTGAAGACTTCCAGAATACCACCATTAGTATTACAAATCCTGGTACTATAGGAACGGTTTCTTCCGTTCCCCGCCTGATGAAAACCCAGGGAGCTATTATTGCTACCGGTGCTATTGACTATCCTGCTGAATATCGTGCGATGTCAAAAGATGTACTGAATCAGCTTGGTGTAAGTAAAGTGATGACGGTTACTTCTACTTATGACCACCGCGTTATTCAGGGAGCTGAGTCCGGCATGTTTCTGAAGAAAATGGATGATTTGCTCAGCGGACAGGAAGATTTTTATGAGCAGATTTTTGCGGATCTGGATATCCCCTATGAACCTCTTCCTTATGGTGAGGACACTTATTCTGGTCCATTTGGCGGTGGTTCTCCAACACTTGAGCATGACAGCCGTGTCGTCGGCGTTTGGAGATTGATTAACATGTATCGTATGCGCGGACATGTTCTTGCTGATCTTGATCCACTTCAAAAAGAGCCGGGTAAAAACCCGGAATTGGATCTGGATTACTACGGACTTTCACTATGGGATCTCGACCGTGAGTTCTACTGCGGAGGACTTGGAGGGAAAGAGCGGGCTACACTTCGCGAGATCATCAGTCTGCTCCGTGATACCTATTGTGGAAATATTGGTGTTGAATATATGCACTTGCTGGATCTTGAAGAGCGTAAGTGGCTTCGTGAGTCCATGGAATCTACCGGCAACAATGCCCAGCTTGAGAAAAATGACAAGCGTGAAATTCTGCATAAGCTGAATCAGGCGATGGCCTTTGAAGAGTTTCTGCATAAGAAATACATCGGGCACAAGAGATTTTCTCTGGAAGGAGCCGACACGCTCATCCCTATGATTCACTTCATGCTTGAACGAGCTGGTGAACATGGAATTGAGAAAATGTTTATGGGTATGGCTCACCGCGGACGTTTAAATATGCTCGTAAACATCATGAACAAACCTTATCACCGGGTATTTGCAGAGTTTGAAGGAAACATTGACCCCGACTCTATTCAGGGCTCCGGTGACGTAAAATATCACCTTGGTGCCAGAGGAGTTCATAAAGCTGCTAATGGAGCTGAGATTGATCTTCAGCTCATGCCAAACCCTTCACACCTTGAAGCTGTAAATCCGGTAGTTGAGGGTGCTGTTCGTGCCATGCAGGATCATCACGAAAAAGAAGATCCTGCCAAACGCGTAGTTCCTGTACTCATGCACGGAGATGCCGCATTTGCAGGACAAGGGGTTGTAGCAGAAACTCTGAATATGTCGCAGCTGGAAGGTTATAAAACCGGTGGCACAATGCACATAATCATCAATAACCAAATCGGGTTCACTACCCTGCCAAAAGACGGGCGATCCACTGAATATGCTTCCGACCTTGCTAAGATGATACTTGCTCCTATCTTCCATGTGAATGGAGATACGCCGGAAGCAGCTGTTCATGCGATGAAAATGGCACTGGACTATCGTCAAAAATTTGGCAAGGATGTTATTATTGACCTCATCGGTTATCGTAAACACGGACATAATGAAGGCGATGAACCTGCTTTCACACAACCGGGCATGTACAAAGAGATTAACGACCATGCGCCGGTTCGCGATCTTTACACCGAACACCTGGTTAAAAACGGGGAGCTCACCAAAGAGGAAACCCAGCAGATTTTTGATGAATTTGATCAACTGTTGCAGGAAGCTTTCGAGGATGCTAAAAAAGCTCCAAATCTTGAGATTACAGAAAACCTGATAGATCGTACTGAAACTCCTCAGGATAAATGGAAAGCTTATCCGGATACCACCTATCCTGCTGAAGATCTCAAGGAAATTGCCGTTAAGTTAAATACGGTACCTAAAGACTTTGACGCCAATCCCAAGTTGCTCAAACAACTGGCTAAAAGAGCAGAAATCGTTAACAATAACGAAAAGAAAATAGATTGGGGTTTTGCCGAGCTCCTGGCTTTTGGCTCACTGCTGAAAACAGGAACTACCATCCGCCTTACCGGGCAGGATGTAGAGCGGGGAACTTTCTCTCACCGCCATGCTGTACTGCACGGAACAGAGACTAATCAAAAGTTCACGCCGCTAAACAACCTTACTGAAGATCAAGCCAGATTTCATGTTCATAACAGTTTGTTAAGTGAATTTGCAGCTCTCGGTTTTGAATTTGGATACAGTGCTGAAAAACTGGATGCCCTGGTGATCTGGGAAGCTCAGTTTGGTGATTTTGCTAATGGAGCTCAGGTCATTATAGACCAATTCATTTCTTCAAGTGAAGCGAAATGGGGACAAAAAACAGCCTTAGTAATGAACCTCCCCCATGGATATGAAGGTCAGGGGCCGGAGCACTCATCAGCCCGACTGGAGCGTTTCCTGCAACTTTGTGCAGAAGACAATATGCAGGTGATGAATCTAACAACTCCGGCTCAATATTATCATATGCTGCGCCGGCAAGCCCTCCAGGAGCACAAGCGTCCGGCTATACTGATGACACCCAAGAGTTTGTTGCGTCACCCAATGGCAACATCCAGCAGAGATGAACTGGCTGATGGAAAATTCCAGCCTTTCATCGTAGATAAAGACTTCACCGATCCTAAAAACCTCAAGCGTCTTGTAATCTGCTCCGGTAAAGTGTATTACGACCTTCTCAAATATCGGCAAGAGAACGAAATCGAAAACGTAGCTATTGCCCGGCTTGAGCAATTCTATCCATTTGCTGATGACGAGATTATGGATCAACTCAAAGACTTCACCAATGTAAAAGACATTGTATGGTGTCAGGAAGAACCTAAAAATATGGGTGCCTGGAACTTTGTAGCTCCACGATTTATGGAGCTCTTACAAGATGGGCAAAAACTCAGTTATGCAGGCCGTCAGGCTTCCGCTTCTCCAGCTGCGGGTCAGAAGAAGATTCACGAAGCTGAGCAGAATAAGCTGATCGAGGATGCTATGAAGGTTTAA
- a CDS encoding YdeI/OmpD-associated family protein — protein MTKLKSVKEYISKHSQWTESLNHLHKLISKTELESDIKWGQPTYSLDGKNVVGIGAFKEHFGLWFFNGALLDDPEGHLHNAQEGKTKAMRQLRYTSFEELDDKIITEFLHQAIENQRAGKEVKINTSREAKIPPLLATAFENDEELKTQFEELTPGRKREYAQYISEAKQEATKQRRLDKIIPMIKQGVGLSDKYQK, from the coding sequence ATGACAAAACTAAAATCTGTCAAAGAATACATTTCAAAGCATTCGCAGTGGACAGAAAGCCTGAACCATCTGCATAAGCTCATCTCCAAAACTGAACTTGAATCAGATATCAAATGGGGACAGCCAACCTATTCTTTGGATGGAAAGAATGTTGTGGGTATCGGAGCTTTCAAAGAGCATTTCGGTCTTTGGTTCTTTAATGGTGCTTTGCTGGATGATCCCGAGGGACACCTTCATAATGCCCAGGAAGGCAAGACCAAAGCTATGCGCCAGCTTCGATATACCTCTTTTGAAGAATTGGACGACAAGATTATTACTGAGTTTCTGCATCAGGCTATTGAGAATCAGAGAGCCGGTAAAGAAGTTAAAATCAATACCAGCAGAGAAGCAAAAATACCTCCCCTGCTTGCAACTGCTTTTGAAAATGATGAAGAGTTAAAAACACAGTTCGAGGAGCTAACTCCGGGCAGGAAGCGGGAATACGCTCAGTATATTTCTGAAGCTAAACAAGAGGCCACCAAACAGCGACGACTGGATAAAATCATCCCGATGATTAAACAAGGAGTCGGGTTAAGTGATAAATATCAGAAGTAG